One genomic window of Paenisporosarcina antarctica includes the following:
- a CDS encoding cupredoxin domain-containing protein, which yields MKKLIISTMFASLLLVLAACGGDDAAKETKDTTDGGESSAANTVELVASNWEFDKESYTVPAGEVTVKLANEEGFHGVKIVGTDLVIDGEGEATATLEPGEYEVVCTVPCGEGHETMTTKLIVE from the coding sequence ATGAAAAAATTAATTATAAGCACTATGTTTGCTTCATTATTATTAGTATTAGCAGCATGTGGTGGAGACGATGCAGCTAAAGAAACTAAAGACACTACTGACGGTGGAGAAAGTTCAGCTGCAAATACAGTAGAACTAGTAGCTTCTAATTGGGAGTTTGATAAAGAAAGCTATACAGTTCCCGCTGGAGAAGTAACAGTTAAGCTTGCAAATGAAGAAGGCTTCCACGGAGTTAAGATTGTTGGAACTGATTTAGTAATTGATGGCGAAGGTGAAGCTACAGCTACACTTGAACCAGGTGAATATGAAGTGGTATGTACTGTACCTTGTGGTGAAGGTCATGAGACGATGACAACTAAGCTAATTGTTGAGTAG
- a CDS encoding NADP-dependent oxidoreductase encodes MRDMQKQIKLINRPKGTPTKEDFKMVTAPIGEASEGEVLVRTVYISVDPYLRGRMNDTKSYIAPFELNEMISSGVIAQVVFSKSTLFKKGDVVLGALPWQEYSIANENTVRKIDHSRAPASAYLSVLGMTGLTAYFGLLDIGKPQQGETVVVSGAAGAVGSIVGQIAKIKGTRVVGIVGSDEKVKFLIDELGFDAAINYKTQNVAEALREACPNGIDVYYENVGGEIADAIFPLLNNFARIPVCGAISSYNNERPDLGPRVQGYLIKTSSLMQGFTIGNYSPRFGEGVSDLAGWLKEGKLKYEETVTEGFDRTIDAFLDLFIGKNLGKAIVKVSEIEK; translated from the coding sequence ATGAGAGACATGCAAAAACAAATTAAATTAATTAATCGTCCAAAGGGCACACCTACAAAAGAAGATTTTAAGATGGTAACTGCACCAATTGGTGAAGCGTCTGAAGGCGAAGTACTGGTAAGAACTGTTTATATTTCAGTCGATCCTTATTTACGTGGACGCATGAATGATACGAAATCTTATATTGCTCCGTTTGAATTAAACGAAATGATTTCAAGTGGTGTTATTGCTCAAGTAGTATTTTCCAAGTCGACACTTTTTAAAAAAGGTGATGTCGTTCTAGGGGCACTGCCATGGCAAGAATACAGTATTGCAAACGAAAATACGGTTCGCAAAATTGATCACTCTCGGGCCCCTGCCTCCGCTTATTTAAGTGTGCTAGGTATGACTGGATTAACGGCTTACTTTGGTTTACTGGATATTGGGAAGCCACAACAAGGTGAAACGGTTGTCGTTTCAGGAGCAGCAGGAGCTGTTGGTTCAATCGTTGGACAAATTGCGAAAATTAAAGGTACTCGAGTTGTCGGCATAGTTGGTTCAGACGAAAAAGTGAAGTTTTTAATCGATGAATTAGGATTTGATGCAGCAATTAATTACAAAACTCAAAATGTGGCTGAAGCATTACGTGAAGCATGTCCGAATGGCATAGACGTCTATTATGAAAATGTAGGCGGTGAAATTGCCGACGCTATCTTCCCACTGTTGAATAATTTTGCGCGAATTCCTGTGTGTGGTGCTATTTCTTCCTACAATAACGAAAGACCAGATTTAGGACCACGTGTACAGGGTTATTTAATTAAGACGAGCTCATTGATGCAAGGCTTTACTATCGGTAACTACTCGCCTCGTTTTGGCGAAGGTGTAAGTGATTTAGCAGGTTGGTTAAAAGAAGGAAAACTGAAGTATGAGGAAACAGTCACAGAAGGTTTTGACCGTACAATCGACGCATTCTTGGATCTCTTTATAGGTAAAAACCTAGGGAAAGCCATTGTGAAAGTATCTGAAATCGAAAAATAG
- a CDS encoding aminoglycoside N(3)-acetyltransferase, giving the protein MSEFDRVQETTSFQSVETLKQQLHTLDIKAGDAIMVHSSIKSMGWIAGGAKAVIDALMETITTEGTIIMAAQSAENSEPSYWMLPPVPKEWHDPIRQHTPAYDRHLTPLRGMGKIAECFHRHPKTIRSNHPVHSFMAWGKHAEEWMSDHPLEDSFGLGSPLGKILNENVKILLLGVGYDSCTALHLSEYLLEHKTYTNQGAAMLVDGERQWIEYQSVDGDSDRFPELGEAFEKAHPTASYAGKLGQADCRVVQIKPLITFGEEWLKNNPPEDIMQTLK; this is encoded by the coding sequence ATGAGTGAATTTGATCGGGTACAAGAAACAACCTCTTTTCAATCGGTTGAAACGTTAAAACAACAATTACATACTCTTGATATAAAGGCAGGAGACGCCATTATGGTCCATTCATCTATTAAATCGATGGGTTGGATTGCTGGCGGAGCAAAAGCCGTTATAGATGCATTGATGGAAACCATTACTACGGAAGGTACCATTATCATGGCAGCACAATCTGCGGAAAATTCTGAGCCCTCTTATTGGATGTTGCCACCTGTTCCGAAAGAGTGGCATGACCCAATTCGTCAACACACGCCCGCATATGATCGACATTTAACACCTCTACGTGGAATGGGAAAGATTGCGGAATGTTTTCATCGCCACCCGAAAACCATACGTAGCAATCATCCCGTTCATAGTTTTATGGCATGGGGTAAACATGCGGAAGAATGGATGAGTGACCATCCCCTAGAAGATTCATTTGGTTTGGGTTCTCCCCTAGGGAAAATTTTAAATGAAAACGTCAAAATTCTTTTACTAGGCGTTGGTTATGATTCATGTACAGCTTTGCATCTATCTGAGTACTTGCTTGAACATAAAACGTATACCAATCAAGGAGCAGCTATGTTAGTTGACGGCGAACGTCAATGGATTGAATACCAATCTGTCGATGGGGATTCGGATCGTTTCCCAGAGCTTGGTGAAGCATTTGAGAAAGCACATCCTACTGCAAGTTACGCAGGGAAATTAGGTCAAGCCGACTGCCGCGTCGTTCAGATAAAGCCTCTTATAACCTTTGGTGAGGAGTGGTTGAAAAACAATCCTCCAGAAGATATTATGCAAACTTTGAAATAA
- a CDS encoding DUF2334 domain-containing protein, translating to MKNKLTLVLIVLMSTLFFPFSALAAEKQDRALIISTSNDITEVRILDTIISNFTSDITVKSDEESIKLDEYTHVFYVGTINKKISTDLINQMENFQGKVIFFGKNVEQLKKRFAFVKTSENEMIRSVSIPKSSIRTEIEEKRIIKKIEVVGKNQEVLASGDDTKPLIIKDNDSYYVGTTNFHNPIGMVIGEALYEVFGKQANSERVKYLRLEDIHPKVDAANLKEIAVYLKEQNIPYLVTVIPVYTSPKTQEEINLADVPELVKVLQYMQKNGASFILHGYKHQYRDSETGEGFEFWDVDNNRPVYQSQDDKIVIPTNEVQQQKLEQYEEKYIRDAIQNGVEEMISHRLYPLAFEPSHYAMSQAGYKILAEHFSTYVGQLQITDQSRKSTYSLITDGKPSFLHGMKLIPETMGYIDKDIKNPTNPYELSLKNMKAKGDDIAQYSDSYFAAFYHPYLGLDTLKEVVSILNSYPNTTWLDLKQSSNEVKVDDILIQSENGEITIEKDRLSSEYETTIVVNHSFKYLLIAGGLLFIMAIYLITSRFNLNPSTEIRNE from the coding sequence ATGAAGAATAAATTAACTTTGGTGTTAATCGTATTAATGAGTACCTTATTCTTTCCTTTCAGCGCTTTAGCTGCAGAAAAACAAGACCGTGCATTAATAATATCTACTTCAAATGATATAACTGAAGTTCGTATACTAGATACGATTATTAGTAATTTTACAAGTGATATTACAGTTAAATCTGATGAAGAGTCAATTAAATTAGATGAATACACGCACGTATTTTATGTAGGTACAATAAATAAGAAGATTTCTACTGACCTTATTAATCAAATGGAAAATTTTCAAGGGAAAGTTATCTTCTTCGGTAAAAATGTAGAACAATTAAAAAAGCGATTTGCGTTTGTGAAGACTTCTGAGAATGAAATGATCCGTTCCGTTTCAATACCAAAATCATCCATTAGAACGGAGATAGAAGAAAAAAGAATAATTAAAAAAATAGAAGTAGTAGGAAAAAATCAAGAAGTTTTAGCTAGTGGGGATGATACGAAACCATTAATCATTAAAGATAATGATTCATATTATGTTGGTACTACTAACTTCCATAATCCTATAGGCATGGTAATAGGGGAAGCCTTATACGAAGTTTTTGGGAAACAAGCGAATAGTGAGAGAGTAAAATATTTACGATTAGAAGATATCCATCCGAAAGTAGACGCAGCAAATCTTAAAGAAATTGCCGTATACTTGAAGGAGCAGAACATCCCTTATTTAGTAACAGTTATCCCTGTATACACATCACCAAAGACACAAGAAGAGATTAACTTAGCAGATGTTCCAGAGTTGGTTAAGGTATTGCAATATATGCAAAAAAATGGTGCGAGTTTTATTTTACACGGATACAAACATCAATATAGAGATAGTGAAACAGGAGAAGGATTCGAATTTTGGGACGTTGATAATAATCGGCCGGTGTATCAATCACAAGATGATAAAATAGTTATTCCTACTAATGAGGTTCAACAACAAAAACTTGAACAATATGAAGAAAAGTATATTCGTGATGCAATTCAAAATGGTGTAGAGGAAATGATTTCACATAGATTGTATCCACTCGCTTTTGAACCATCGCATTATGCTATGTCACAAGCTGGTTATAAAATACTTGCAGAACATTTTTCAACATACGTAGGACAGTTGCAAATTACAGATCAATCAAGAAAAAGTACCTATAGCTTAATTACTGACGGAAAACCTAGTTTCTTACATGGAATGAAACTAATTCCTGAAACAATGGGCTACATTGATAAAGACATTAAAAATCCTACTAATCCATATGAATTAAGTCTTAAGAATATGAAGGCTAAAGGTGATGACATCGCTCAATATTCAGATTCTTATTTCGCTGCTTTCTATCATCCATATCTAGGGTTAGATACTTTAAAGGAAGTAGTAAGTATATTAAACTCTTATCCCAATACGACATGGCTTGACCTAAAGCAATCATCTAATGAAGTGAAAGTTGATGATATCCTTATTCAATCCGAAAATGGGGAAATTACAATCGAAAAGGATAGATTATCAAGTGAGTATGAAACAACTATTGTTGTTAATCATAGCTTCAAATATCTTTTAATAGCTGGCGGTTTATTATTTATTATGGCCATCTACCTTATTACATCTCGTTTTAACTTAAATCCAAGTACAGAAATTAGAAATGAATAG
- a CDS encoding glycosyltransferase family 2 protein, with protein MKIILLSVIIFFGFLLIYYSILTIAGIYFRQRKIIRKKLDFYPSVAILIPAHNEGIVIRNTLEAMLKLTYPGKMDVYLLDDQSTDETAEIGREFSSSFLNCHYVQVSDGNPKGKSRVLNYGLSITESDYFIIYDADNQPNHDALKLLVEVAEQTPNAAGAIGYVRTINQEKNLLTRMISIEFQVFQLLMQCGRWALFKTGSLPGTNMLLKRSVIEEVGGYDPYALAEDAELTIRITAKDYLLPIVPEAETWEQEPENLRAFIKQRTRWLIGNLYLLEKLFYDPTYWRGKVLYHTGQHLLTYFFFVIMLLFSNTWFVLSLTGVDLPVMTQPLIMIWFLSYLVFSFQIVGSMIFNKNTSAINLIVGMIMYFTYSQLFLILLFRAIYSYSINRVRGKTIAWDKTKRYKEEHVQ; from the coding sequence ATGAAAATAATTTTACTTAGTGTCATCATATTTTTTGGATTTCTGCTGATTTATTATTCAATCTTAACGATAGCAGGAATTTACTTTAGACAAAGAAAGATCATTAGGAAAAAATTAGACTTCTATCCGTCAGTGGCCATACTTATTCCAGCGCATAATGAAGGAATTGTTATTAGAAACACGTTGGAAGCCATGTTAAAACTCACGTATCCTGGAAAAATGGATGTTTACTTACTTGATGATCAATCCACCGATGAAACAGCTGAAATTGGTCGAGAATTTTCATCATCATTTTTAAATTGTCACTATGTTCAAGTATCTGACGGGAATCCAAAAGGAAAATCTCGCGTATTAAACTATGGTCTGTCCATAACCGAATCAGATTACTTCATTATCTATGATGCTGATAATCAACCAAACCATGATGCGTTAAAGCTACTGGTTGAGGTTGCTGAACAGACTCCCAACGCAGCGGGTGCAATTGGTTATGTTCGTACAATTAATCAAGAAAAAAATCTATTAACACGAATGATTTCAATTGAATTTCAAGTCTTTCAATTACTAATGCAATGCGGCCGTTGGGCTCTTTTTAAAACAGGATCACTTCCAGGGACAAATATGTTATTGAAGCGATCGGTAATTGAAGAGGTAGGTGGATATGATCCATACGCGTTGGCAGAAGATGCTGAACTGACCATTCGTATTACAGCTAAAGATTACCTTTTGCCAATTGTACCTGAAGCGGAAACCTGGGAACAAGAACCTGAAAATCTAAGAGCGTTTATTAAACAACGGACTCGATGGTTAATTGGGAACTTGTATCTACTAGAGAAATTATTTTATGATCCCACATATTGGCGGGGAAAAGTTTTGTATCATACGGGACAACATTTATTAACCTATTTCTTTTTCGTCATTATGTTACTTTTTTCAAACACTTGGTTTGTATTAAGTTTAACTGGTGTGGACTTACCTGTAATGACGCAACCACTAATAATGATTTGGTTTTTAAGTTATTTGGTATTTTCGTTCCAAATAGTAGGTAGTATGATATTTAATAAAAATACATCAGCTATTAATTTAATAGTAGGCATGATTATGTACTTCACTTATTCACAACTATTTTTGATACTTCTATTTCGTGCTATCTATTCTTATTCAATCAACCGTGTACGCGGTAAAACGATTGCTTGGGATAAAACGAAGCGTTATAAAGAAGAACATGTTCAATGA